The following are encoded together in the Neofelis nebulosa isolate mNeoNeb1 chromosome 9, mNeoNeb1.pri, whole genome shotgun sequence genome:
- the DPM1 gene encoding dolichol-phosphate mannosyltransferase subunit 1 isoform X2, which produces MASEEASGSPRRSRREPEGRVPRQDKYSVLLPTYNERENLPLIVWLLVKSFSESGISYEIIIIDDGSPDGTRDVAEQLEKIYGSDKILLRPREKKLGLGTAYIHGMKHATGNYIIIMDADLSHHPKFIPEFIRKQKEGNFDIVSGTRYKGNGGVYGWDLKRKIIRFY; this is translated from the exons ATGGCCTCCGAGGAAGCGAGCGGCAGCCCTCGTAGGTCTCGGCGGGAGCCGGAGGGGCGCGTCCCGCGACAGGACAAGTATTCGGTGCTTTTGCCCACTTACAACGAGCGCGAGAACCTACCGCTCATCGTGTGGCTGCTGGTGAAAAGCTTCTCCGAGAG tggaaTCAGCTATGAAATTATAATCATAGATGATGGAAGCCCAGATGGAACAAGGGATGTTGCTGAACAGTTGGAGAAGATCTATGGGTCAGACAAAATT CTTCTAAGACCACGTGAGAAGAAGTTAGGACTGG gaactGCATATATTCATGGAATGAAACATGCCACAGGAAACTACATAATAATTATGGATGCTGACCTCTCACACCAT ccaAAATTTATTCCTGAATTCATTAG GAAGCAGAAGGAGGGTAATTTTGACATTGTCTCTGGAACTCGCTACAAAGGAAATGGAGGTGTATATGGCTgggatttgaaaagaaaaataatcag ATTCTATTGA
- the MOCS3 gene encoding adenylyltransferase and sulfurtransferase MOCS3, with the protein MLFRTTSGRGAMASREEVLALQAQVAQREEELSFLKQKLAAAVLAEQEPERLVSVSPLPPKASLSRDEILRYSRQLVLPELGVQGQLRLAAASVLVVGCGGLGCPLAQYLAAAGVGRLGLVDYDVVEMSNLARQVLHGEALAGQAKVFSAAASLRRLNSAVECVPYAEALTPATALDLVRRYDVVADCSDNVPTRYLVNDACVLAGRPLVSASALRFEGQITVYHYDGGPCYRCVFPQPPPAETVTNCADGGVLGVVTGVLGCLQALEVLKIAAGLGPSYSGSLLIFDALRGHFRCIQLRGRRPDCAACGERPTVTALEDYEAFCGSSATDKCRSLRLLSPEERVSVTDYKRLLDSGSPHLLLDVRPQVEVDICRLPHALHIPLKRLERRDAESLELLGEAIREGKQGTQEGAAFPVYVICKLGNDSQKAVKILQSLTAVQELESFTVQDVVGGLMAWAAKIDGTFPQY; encoded by the coding sequence ATGCTCTTCAGGACAACTTCCGGGAGGGGCGCCATGGCTTCCAGGGAGGAGGTACTCGCCTTGCAGGCTCAAGTTGCCCAGCGCGAGGAGGAGCTGAGTTTCCTGAAGCAGAAGCTGGCGGCGGCTGTTTTGGCGGAGCAGGAGCCAGAGCGGCTGGTTTCGGTATCACCCCTGCCGCCGAAGGCCTCCCTGTCTCGAGATGAGATTTTGCGCTATAGCCGGCAGTTGGTGCTTCCTGAGCTGGGCGTGCAGGGACAGCTGCGCCTGGCCGCTGCATCGGTGCTAGTAGTGGGCTGCGGTGGGCTCGGCTGCCCGCTGGCGCAGTACCTGGCAGCGGCCGGCGTAGGCCGCCTTGGCCTTGTGGACTACGACGTAGTAGAAATGAGCAACTTGGCCCGCCAGGTGCTGCATGGCGAGGCACTGGCCGGGCAGGCCAAGGTCTTTTCGGCCGCCGCCTCGCTGCGCCGCCTCAATTCGGCGGTGGAGTGCGTGCCTTATGCGGAGGCGCTTACGCCAGCCACGGCGCTAGACTTAGTCCGCCGCTATGACGTGGTGGCTGACTGCTCTGACAACGTGCCCACTCGCTACCTGGTTAATGACGCATGTGTGCTAGCCGGCCGGCCTCTCGTGTCAGCCAGCGCCCTGCGCTTTGAGGGCCAGATCACGGTCTACCACTATGACGGCGGGCCTTGCTACCGCTGCGTATTCCCTCAGCCACCTCCAGCGGAGACAGTGACCAACTGCGCGGATGGCGGGGTGCTCGGTGTCGTAACCGGGGTCCTGGGCTGCTTGCAGGCGCTGGAAGTGTTGAAGATCGCAGCAGGCCTGGGCCCGTCTTACAGCGGCAGCCTGTTGATCTTTGATGCGCTCAGAGGACATTTTCGTTGTATTCAGCTTCGGGGCCGCAGGCCTGACTGTGCAGCTTGTGGGGAGCGGCCCACAGTGACTGCCCTGGAGGACTACGAAGCCTTCTGTGGCTCCTCAGCCACTGATAAGTGCCGCTCTCTGCGGTTGCTGAGCCCAGAGGAGCGAGTTTCGGTCACCGACTATAAGCGACTTCTGGATTCCGGCTCACCCCACCTGTTGCTGGACGTTAGGCCTCAAGTGGAGGTGGACATCTGTCGTTTGCCTCATGCCTTACACATCCCTTTGAAACGTTTGGAACGGAGGGATGCAGAGAGCCTGGAACTCTTAGGAGAAGCTATCCGGGAAGGGAAGCAGGGCACACAGGAAGGGGCAGCTTTCCCGGTTTATGTGATTTGCAAACTGGGCAATGACTCCCAGAAAGCCGTGAAGATCCTGCAGTCCTTGACAGCAGTCCAGGAGTTAGAGTCGTTCACAGTTCAAGATGTTGTGGGGGGCCTTATGGCCTGGGCTGCCAAAATCGATGGAACATTTCCGCAGTACTGA